The segment CAATTTGCTCAGGACTCATGGATGAGGATAAACTCGTAAATCCCGTGAAATCGGTAAAAATCACCGAGACATCTTCGTATGCCCGCGCCTCCACTTTCCCATTCTGCTTCAGCTCATAAGCGATTTCATCGGGCAGAATATTCCTCAAGAGCCCGTCGGACTTCGCCTTTTCTTGGGCGAGCTCTTTCTGGCTGTCGATGAATTTATATTGGACCTCGATGAGTTCAAGCATCCGGAACTCATGCTCGACAAGTTTCCCCAGCTGATCCAGTACCTCCAGGTCTCTGGCGGACAATTTGCGCGGCACACGGTCCATCAGGCATAAACTCCCGACATTCAAACCCGTCTCCACAGACAAAGGACGCCCTGCATAAAAACGAATTTGGCCCGGGCCGGTGACCAAGGGGTTCTGATTAAACCTCTCATCAAGCAGCGTGTCCTCAATAATCATCGTCCGGTTCTCTAATATCGTGTGCCCACAAAATGAAATATCCCTCGGGGTCTCCGGCTTATCGATCCCCACCTTTGACTTAAACCATTGTCGATCGTTATCCACCAGCGAAATATAGGCGACAGGAAAATCAAATATCTGTGCTGCTAACTTTACAATGCGGTCGTAACGTTCCTCCGTGGGAGTATCCAAAATACGCAATTTGCGCAGGCTATTCATTCTCAAGGATTCATAAGCGGGGATCAACATCCCTCCTTCTGTAAAGGAAAGTCTAAGACTATAATAGTTTTTTTTAGAGTTCACCCCACCCCTATTCTTTGCCCCGCTAAAATCCCCTATTCACCATTTACTTTTCATCTATTTTAGAATATCTAATCACTACACATCCCCTATTACCCAATCAACAACCCATCTCCCCTTTCTGGATAGGCAGAATAATTTCTGTCCCATACATGTTTGATCTGTACGGGGAAAAGCGGATATAAAATCCTCTTACGCGGGAGAATGACCCGATAGAGGGTCAAAGCTGAGATTTGAGGATTTTTGTCCGGGCAAATTGCTGCGAGCAACCTGCGCCCATTGCCCGCCCTGTCTGGCAATAACGGCGGCGCGGAAGCGCACGCCCTCCAGTCAAAAAAATCTGTGTTCATCTGTGGATAAAAAAACGGGCGACTCTGGCGGTGGCCCCCGGTGCAAATTGCTTTTTTGTAGGCAGACGTTTCGGCTGATCCTGCGCCCTGCGTGAGAGGACTCCCTCACTCCCCAAGAGACTCTAGAAGCAATCCTGGCACGCGCTGGAATTCCTTTTGGTTATGGGTCAGCAGGCTTTTACCGTGTTCCAAAGCACTAGCGGCTATCCAGAGGTCAAAAGGACCGATCTGTTGGTTCTTCTTTCTGAGCTGGGCAAATTGCTCAGCGTAAATCTGAATGGTTTTCTCAGTGGGCCAGACAGTGATAAAACGTCCGAGAAACTGCTCAATCTGGGTCGTGTCATGGCGGACGATTCTGGCACCGCGGAGGAATTCCGCTTTGACGATCCAAAGGAGTAAAAGTACTTTTCCGGGATTTCTCTTGA is part of the Verrucomicrobiota bacterium genome and harbors:
- a CDS encoding adenylate/guanylate cyclase domain-containing protein gives rise to the protein MLIPAYESLRMNSLRKLRILDTPTEERYDRIVKLAAQIFDFPVAYISLVDNDRQWFKSKVGIDKPETPRDISFCGHTILENRTMIIEDTLLDERFNQNPLVTGPGQIRFYAGRPLSVETGLNVGSLCLMDRVPRKLSARDLEVLDQLGKLVEHEFRMLELIEVQYKFIDSQKELAQEKAKSDGLLRNILPDEIAYELKQNGKVEARAYEDVSVIFTDFTGFTSLSSSMSPEQIVHELNICFTAFDQITEDHEIEKLKTIGDGYMAVSDFGVCGMQGAMNAVRCALEMREFIRSRHKEKEEAGEKYWKLKVGLHIGPIAAGVVGSKKFIFDVWGDTVNMAARLESASEADHITASGEFAGQVRHMVKSHSRGMVTLKGKGEVEVFDIENGIF
- a CDS encoding type II toxin-antitoxin system VapC family toxin, with product MEVIVDTSFLIGLWREPRQGREILWIKRNPGKVLLLLWIVKAEFLRGARIVRHDTTQIEQFLGRFITVWPTEKTIQIYAEQFAQLRKKNQQIGPFDLWIAASALEHGKSLLTHNQKEFQRVPGLLLESLGE